In the Triticum aestivum cultivar Chinese Spring chromosome 2B, IWGSC CS RefSeq v2.1, whole genome shotgun sequence genome, ACGGTTGATGTGTATCGGGCCAAATTGTGATTCTCTCCTCGGCGGTCGAACATCATCATTGAAAATCATGCCTAAAATTGTGTCAAAGTCATCGTCGTCGTTTTCCTCTTCGGATAACGACGAGTCCTCCAGTGCCATCTCCGTCAACCCCTTCACCTACAATCCAAACGTTTCGGttcaaagagaaacaaacaaaaaaaaactcTAGGCAATTCTTCGAACACTTGGGGTGCGGTGGTGGTGCACTAGCCGGCCGGCGTGGTTTAGACCGAACTGGCAAGCGGCGGGTGACGTTTCGCGGTGCGCAAGCAAGGTGAGATGTGACGACCGCTAGAAAAAGAAGAAACTCGAAAGAAATCGGACGAATCAAcaatggcgacggcggcgacgTTTCACCTTGATTCTGGCGACAACAACGGGCTGACCGACGGGCAGAACGCCGGCGGAGGGCAAGGAATGGAACGAGGTAGCGGTAGGGCCGGCGGGAGGCGCGCCAGCGAAGATGCAGCGGCAGGGCAGACACGAGACAGAGGGCGCAACGTTTTACTCGGCCGCCAACCGATGAAGTAAGAATATGAAAACATTTAGGGCCGGAGTACAAATGACTCCACATTAGGGATCGGCTAGATGTCGGTTAGTGGAGTAAAATCAAAATTTTACTTCACTAACCGATTAttggggatcggttagaaatgcctaAGAAAACGCCTATATTTTGAGTCAGAGTGAGTACATCGTAAAGTACAGATGACGATCGAATTAGTTGAGCTATGCCGAAGATCAAGCCCAAATCACTTAAAAGATTACGATCAAAACACCTCTTTTTTTGGGTGCGAAATACGATCGAAACAACTACTCGCATGTGTGACCTCTTTCATCCGGTCATGATCGCCGTGTGATCCGGTGCGTAAGCACGATACGTGCATGACTACTCGCACACGCACACGATACGGGCATGGCATGGCTAGCACCCAATATACGTAAGTATTTTTTTTTTCGGAGAAGAAACGGTGTGCAGTTAGTTGGCCTGCGCCGATCGCGATTAGCACACAGGGTTGCCGTCAGCACGGCTGCTCCCTCGTCTCCTCATTCGCTTCGCCCCTGGTATTCCTTCCTTCTTTGCCCCCTCGGCTGGGCGCCGCTATAAATAGCAGGCAGAGCGGTGTGGAACTGAGGAGttcatccacacacacacacacacacacacacacacacagcctaAGCCCACTCTTCTCAGAGCAGAGCCTCTCCCTTCACCTTCGTCTTCCTTCCTCTCGGCAGTTCGACCTTTGCATGGCAGCAGTGGCTAGCTCCAAGGGGCGGGTGATCGCTGGGAGCCTCGTCGCGCGCGTCCTCGCCGGCAAGGCCAACGCCTCCCCGAGGTATGCTCACATGCCTCCTGTGAGCTGGCCGTGAAAAACAGACTAGTACATGTTCAAAGTAAATCAGTTCCAGTACTAGTACTAGTGCTACTGCTACTCTAGCTGCAAGATCTTGTTCTTGTTCCCATGGAGATTCGTAGTGCTAGTTCTAGTTCTTGTACTTGTTATTGTGCCCTCGCCTGCCGTTGGCACTGGTTTCCCTCACACAAGCGGCGTTGTGGATAGGTAGCGTCATGCTACGCTAAAACTTGGCAAGGCATTTTCCAACCCAAAGATAGAAAGATTGTGTCTTGTTCACTTTCTTTATAACGTCCTCGCCGCTTTGGAAATACTCACAAACCTGTTTATAAAGCAGGGCAGAaatgccttctctctctctctctaaaaaagTTTCAGTTTCACGAACTTGTTTAGTCAGTCCCTAGGAAAAAGGATTGATTGATCTCCTGCCCATACGCGTCAACGATCTGTGGCAACACAGCCACATCCACATCCACAGGATGTCTTGATGAATCTGCAGCCGACGGCAGAGCTCCACCacacaaggacacagagaagagaGAAGTAGATCCATGGAGATATTTCCCCCTCGTCGGAGATGGGATGGGAAGCATAGGCGAGGAAGGGATGGTGGAAGGATATTTATTGCTCCTTGTACTCCAGTAGCTGTACTAGTAATTCACAGCGCGCGCAGCCAATGGGGCGAGGCGGCCGGACGCATCACTCTCGTCGGTCGTTTCTTTCGGGGAGATTTTTTCACGGTGGCGAATGGGAGGACGGGTTGGTGCGCGGTGGCTGTCCACCCGCCATCTGCCGGCCAGGCCTGCTCGCTCTCCCTTGGTTTTTACTCCAAGGGACGGGACGGGTGGGGTGGGGCAGGCGCGAGGAgagcttttttcttttcttttttgcttttgcaAGGGAGGAGAGGGTGGTGGTGGCGCCCACGGAGTTGCCGTCAGATCCAGAGGCAGATGAGCCCTGTACGGTTGTTCCTCTCCGTTCCGTTTCGTGTTGCCTTGTTCTGGGTTCCGGATCTGAACCATCCCCGCCGGCGACGCGTCTTCGATCGGGACGGGGCTTGGTCCTGGGGTGGGGTGTACTGGGTGCACGTACACGCTAGGGTGAGTAGGATGACGACTCCGGTCTTATCCACAGGACGAGACCCACCCACCGACGCCTCCTGCCTTGGCCGTCGTGCCGCTCCACCTTCTCCCCCCTACTTTGCCATCCCTTCTTTGCTGCCTGGCCCCAgacgtgcgtgtgagtgttgcccAAGCGGCATGGTTCGTGCCTCCATGCATCGAGTGCGTGTCACACGGAAAGAAAAACTGATTGATGGGCGTCGAACCGGCACGGCACGGCACTCTTTGCATGCGTTTTTTTCGAGCACCCGTCGTCCCGGGCACCTACCCCACGGCAGCAGAGAAAAATGGGGCTAAAGAAAATGGGAGGGGGGAAGAATTACTTAATGGCATACGGACAGCGATCTGGCCAAGATATAAACTTTTTTTTACAGAAAAAAAAAATCTTAACTCTCACTTATTGGTTGCCCTATTGCTAGTCAACGCAATGGCTTGATCAGCCGATGCAGTGATGTGTACGTGCATATATTGTTTCATTTCATCATCGTTCGTTCTTTGCATCGATGTCGAACCCTAAGGTCTTGTTCATAGGTTACTGTCAAGTCAACGTGGTGCCATAATACACGCTCAAAGAATAAACAAGCAAACGTGGTACTCATTAACCAACGGTCCGGTTTTTGTGTTTCGCAGGAGGGCGGTGCACGCGTCGGCCTACGACAAGAACGTGGACGAGCAGGTGCGCCCGGCCTTCGTGCCGGACGATGTGATCGGCGGCGCCGGGAGCCCAGACAAGTACTGGGGCCCTCACCCGACCACCGGCGTCTTCGGCCCGGCCGCGGTCGACCCCAAGCTGGCCGCCAGCCTCGCGCCGGCTGCTGGCGCCGCGAATGGTGGCGCCTCCGTGCTGGACCAGAAGGTGTGGTTCCGCCCGCTCGAGGACGTCGAGAAGCCCCCCGTCGCCTGATCGCCGACGACGACGACCATAGCCCAGCTCTACATCTCTATCACTCCGCTTAGCTGGGCTCGACTTCCTACTTATAATTACATATAATCTGTAGTGGTGTGCTCGTGCTATAGTACAGACATGGCAGGCACCAGAACCAGTAGTAGTAACGCGGTGTTGCTGCCCGGAATAAGAGCGAGCAGGAGATgtgtgatggtgatgatgatgacagtgaTGTTGGTGGCTGTGATGTACTCCCGTCTTGAACCAGTAATATTGCAAGTGTTTGGTACCCGCTGCGTCTCTTAATTCTGCAAAATTTGCCCTTCGGTTGCTGGTTTTCGTCCGAGGCCGTTCTCTGTCAGGGACATGAACACCTTGTGGCTGAATTGCATTTGGAAGACGGTGTTTGATCAACGTGTCTCACGCTGTGGATTGTCGTGTGGTCTAAGACCAATCTGCTGGGCAGCCATTCCCAATAAAGATGGTGTTAATGGTTCAGCTGTGTGGGGCGCCTCGACGCCGACAGTCATGTGATCATGTTCTTTCTCCGTGGGCATCAATTGGGTTTTGCAGACACAAGAAAAGAGTTGTCTCCGTTCTGAAAGTAGTGGAAGAAGAGCCACATGAATCAGCAAACCTTCTTTGCTAATCAATTGTAAACGCTGACATGAATCCACAATTGATGTAGTACTCCTGTTTGACACAGCCACAGACGATCACTAACAGAAAGCACTCATACATCAGCCAAACAACAAGCAATGAGATCTAAGCAGATTGTGCAAATCAGCTACGAGCACTCTAGCACTCTAGAATGAGTCTTTTTGTGAGCCTGATGTTGGAAATTGGAGATCTTGGCAATGCTTTTTTGGGGGGCTTGGTTTATGAGACCAGTCTGTGTCAGGCACTCTGGTCCAAATCTTTAGTGGTCGAGACTTAGGCCGCGTTCGGATTCCCTCGGCTCCGCGCCGGAGCGGAGCGGCAATCCAGTTATAATCTGCGGAGTTGATTAAACGCTGCTCCGCGCGCTCCGCTCCGCGGAGGATGGCCGAACAGGGCCTTAGCCATCGCCAACTTTTCGCAATAATTACGGCGTTTCTACAACCACGTGGAATCATGCATCCTTTCGATGGGCATCCACTGCAGAGATTCTGTTTAGAAACACATTCACTAGGTCGATGTTCCAAGCTTAGGTTCGGGAGGACACAGACTTGTTATGGCACAATCTCAGCACTCAGAAATCACAGCCAACACAACAGGCAATGACATGATAACCGTTCGTGCAAATCAGCTACGAACATGTTACTGATAAAAGTTCAGAAAAGAAACgagcaaaaaaaagaagaaaaaagagccTTTGGGGATTGGTTTTGGGGTGCAACTTGCAAGCGGTCTCCGTCAGGCATTCTGTATTGGTGTGGACCTGAATATAACGTGACTGCATTTTATTTGGACGGTGTTTGATCAACGTGTTTGCTCATGCCATGAGCTGTATGTGTGGTCGAGACCCGTTTGCCGGGCAGCATTCCTGAATAAAGATGGCGCCCATGATCGAGCCGTGTGGCGCGCCTTCGACGTGGAGGGTCATGTGGATTCACAACTGCGTTGGTTGTGGTTCTTCCTCGACGACGTTCATGCGGTTTCATGCTCTGTCAGGCATTCAGTGCTGACAGGGATATGAACACAACGTGACTGAATTTTATCTGGGCAATGTTTGATCAACGTGTCTCATGCTCTCAATGGTTCCGTGGCCCGGACCCGTCTGCCGGTCAGCATTTCTGAATTAAGATGGTGCTCATGATTCAGCAGTGTAGGGGCGCCTCGACGTCGATGTTCGACAGTCACGTGGAATCCGGTGTTGAGATTCATTTTAGATGGGTGTCCAGTTTACTTTTGGGAATTTTGCGTGCAGACCTTTTGCCTAAAAGGAAAGATTCTGAATCTTCCATTATATCTGCTCTGAAGTATTAGAAGAAGAGCAACAGTGAACCTGTCATTGCAGATACCAAAAAATACTTTATTTGCCAAGGCAATGCGGAGATGTCATGCTAAGCATTTACGGCAGCGACAGAGCACTAACACAGCACCGATAAATCAGCTAAAATAAAGCGAACATATTGTCGTGAAATCAGATAAAATACTTCTAATAGAAACCGAGCTTGCTCCTGTAAACTGAAGATTTTCCATTTCAAAATTTTCCGATGATCTTGGTTTTGCTTTGACAGGAACTTGAACGCCTTGTTACTAAACTGGGTTTGGCCGGTGTTTGACCAACGTGTCGCATGCTCTAAATTTTTGGATTGGCCTGCGGGACAGATTTTCAGAGCTAAAGAAGCAAGGCATGCTCGATCGCTTCGACATCGACAGCCATGCGGTTTCACAATTCTTTGGGTGGCTCACGAATTTTTCAGTTCAGTTTAGCTTGAGGAGGAGGCAGAAGCTTCTGAATCCAGCACCAATGGTATGTACTGAATTTGTGGAGGAAGAGCAACTTTTCTTACAGAGCCATTGCAGTATCCCTGAAAAAGATTTAGCTCATGATTCAGCAGTGTGGGGCGCCTCGACATCGACAGTCATGTGGATTCATCCCTGTTCCAATAGAAAAAAGATAGGAAAGAGAGTTTTTATTTGCCAATACAATGAGCATATGCCGTGCCCTTTTTATTGCCGTACACTTGACAGGTCAAACGAAACACACAGATGAGGCTATTTTGTGGGaatttttgggttttcttatttttgaagtttataactcAGCTCGCACTGATGTGGCTAGTGTGCACTGTCCCGCTGGGTGTTCGGGTTTACCCGAAAATTCAGGTCGGGTAATTCGGATAAAAAATATTTTGGTTTTAAAATTTGACACCCCAAATTTGGCGATTTGCTACCCGATAATTCGGGTACACAGAATTTCGGGTCGGGTTGGGACATCCATAAATCACAGCTAACGCAGCAGGCAATCGTGCATTCGCACGAGAACATTTCGCGCATATCAGCTGATACAAGTTcagaacaagaacgagaaaaaaaGGTAAAAAATGTGATGAATTATGATAGCAATGCTGTGAGTGGCCGTGATGTATTCCCATCTTTTGGGGGTTGGTTTTGGTCTGCAACTTGCAAGCAGCCTCCGTCAGGCATTTTGTATCGACAGGGACTTGAATATTTACTCCGTCTGGCGGGCATCTGGCCGGTCtttgatcaacgtggctcatgccAGGAACTGCTGTGTGGCAGCATTTCTGAACAAATATGGACCATATGGCGTCCATGAACTACCGGATTCCCACCGGCGTTGGCTACGGTTCTTTCTGGACGGCGTTCATGTGGATTCATGCTGTGTCAGGCATTCAGTGTTGACAGGGACAAGAACACAACGTGACTGAATTTTTATCTGGGCGATGTTTGATCAACGTGTCTCTCATGCTCTGAATTGTTCCGTGGCCCAGGCCCGTCTGCCGGTCAGCATTTCTGAATAAAGATGACCTTCATGATTCAGCAGTGTGGGGGGCGCCTCGACGTCGATGCTTGACAGTCATGTGGAATCCGGTGTTGAGATTCAATTCAGAGGGGTCTCCAGTTTAGTTTTGGGACTTTTGCGTGCCATCTGCACGTAGAGGATTCTGAATCCTTTTGCCTAAAAAGAACAAGAATTCTGAATCCTTCCTTTGTATCCCTTCTCAAGGTAGTAGAAGAAGAGCAAGAATCATGGGTTCGAACTTGTAGCATGTCCCTAACCCCTCTCGcgacccccgcgtcgcctcccctggcggcggcggtggaaccCTAGCCGCACTGACGCGGTCCCCTCCCCACCTCGCCCacttcctcgccgccgcctgaggcaaccgccgggcaagcccggggcgccaGCTGCCCTACCTGCGTGGGGAGTCccggatctggagcggcggctccTTTGGCGAGGCACGGCGAGCTCCGACGAGCAGCCGCGCGGGCGGTGGATCCGGCGTCCTGGCCGCGCGGGCTGTGGGATCCCGGTGGTCGTTGGTAGCTTGCGGCAGTCGGTGCGCGCGGTCTGGCGCCTCCCCTTCTCCCTGTTTGGCGTGCAGGCCAACCTGGTCGGGCCGTGCCTTTCTTGGTCGCCGGTTCTGTACAAGAGGCGCTGCTGGGGGCGGGGATCTAGTTCGGGCGAAACCCCTGGCAGGCCATGACCGGCAACGCCTGAGGGCGCCGttctcctccttggaggcgttggtatggactgatctcctcacttccccttctcctctcccgggtgaaagccctaactttgttgggtggcggcggcgctcATGGCGCCGTTCCCTtattgaaggcgccgctttgggagcCTTGGGGCTGGGTGGTGCTTGCGGGTGGTGGAAGACGGCGGTGGTGCGGTCCTATCCTAGCATGGATCTAcgtccgttgcttggagatggactcgcgttTGTGGAGGTCGACGTTTGGTGTTGTGATGGCGTCGacggcggaggacctgccaaggcttgcgtaggtggaggtcgtcgtttggcgtcgtggtggcgtcgatggcgaaggacctgccaaggttgacacctcaatctgctctgaagatggaccagtggaagatggcggcgatgacacatgtgagtgcgtcagaccgttTTGTGCCCAAACCTGGTagatggctcggtcggggcctccggctttagatgttaggcttaggtgagaggctGGGTATGTGGCCGAGGTtgcatcccttcatcatatggataggactAGGAGTAGCAGCAGATTGCCAACATGGTGGATTCAgtcatattgttgttctactttgtaaggtcctcgagaataatcaataaaatgaccGCATGCATCTCTAGAAAAAAAGAAGAGATGCCATGGCAACGAGGAGATGCCATGGTAATCAACACTGGCAGCGACAGGGCAGTAACACAGCACCCGCAGCTAAAAGAAAGCTTGTTCCTGCAAACTGAAGATTAGATTTTCCATTTCAAATTTGTGCTAAATTATCGAAAGTCACATACAATTGGAGCTCAAACGCCTCGACAACAATAGTCATGTGGTTTCCCAGTTCTTTGGAGTAGCTCACAAATTTATCAAGGGGTTTTAGTTTAGAAGGGTGTTCAGTTTAGCTTCTGAATCCAGCCCCTTCgtttttttactctgcatataagatttgtgtCGAGTCAAACTTCATCAACTTTGACCAAATTTgtataaaaaaatatcaacatctataatACCAAATAtacataatatgaaactacattccATGATGAATCTAAAGATATCCCTTAGGCCTTatatgttgatacttttttctataactTTGGTCAAAGTAAaaatactttgacttcagacaaaagttAAATGCGCACTAAAAAGTACTGGAGAACAACTTTTCTTACGGCATTGCTGATCCATAACAAGTTTCTATTTACCAATGCACTAGCATGTGGTGTTCTAATCATTTTTTCCCCGGAAACGACAAAGCCCATAAACTCACCGCTAAACAACAacaggcgacgagacgtgagcagATTGTGAAAATCAGATGTGTAACTGACACGAGGTCTGGGCAGATAGTGCAAATCACTCAGAACACAAGGTGATTTCTCAGCAGATAGTGCAAATCACACATATATCACAACTgattggtacaaagttcagaacATCAACAAACCACTCATAAATAAAAGACAGCCAAAGTAGAACTAGGGAGCTGACTACGCCGAGAGTCGACTAAAAAATACAGTCGAAATCTCGACGCACACAGACAAGTTAGATAAGTGGTTGGAGAAACCATGGTTTCACAACCTTGTGAGTCTTTGGAGTTCAGTGAGCTGTTTCTCCTGGTTAACAGCAGAGCACCCAAGGTAGATAATCCCGGTGTCAAATCAACACGCGTTCTCGTCCAGCCTTCCGAGGCGCATCCTGATAGGTTCTCTGCTCAGCATTTTCGACGCTGAATTCGGCTCCCTCTTCTGCATTTTCGACGCTGAATACGGCTCCCTGTTCTGCATTTTCGACGCCGAATTCGGCTCTCTGTGCTGCATCTTCGACGCCGAGTTGTCGTCCAGCCTGCCGAGGGGCACCCTATTGGGCTCCCTCTTCTGCAACTGAGACGCCGAGTTCTCGTCCAACCTGCCGAGGAGGGGCACCCTAGTCGGCTCTCTGTTCTGCATTTCAAACGCCAAGATCAGCACACAAATTCATACATACACTTGAGCATATCAGTTACACAGATGGAGGCAAACTTGGTGATGATTGTTACCTTGTGAGCTGAATTCAGCGTCTGGTCTAACCTTCCAAGGGGCACTCTGTTTGCTTCTCTGTTCTGCATTTTGGAAGCTAAGATGAATTAGCACACAAAGATCATATTATGCTAAAAAAAACACAAAGATCATATATACTTGAGCTGCATATCAGTATATAAATTTGGTGGTTACCTTGTGAGCAATCAGCGTCTCCCTGAGCTTCAGTTTGAGCCTCCGTAGGCTAAGCTTATCCAGTGGCACAGATGATTTCTCACCCTCCCTCACTTCATTCTCTTGtgccgctgccgccttctccttgaGCTGGACCCTAAGCTTCCTCAGGCTCAAGCTGCCCAATGCTTCAGATTCGTTGCTTTCCTCCTTCACTTCCTTCTCTTGTTCCATTGCCACAGGTTCAGCAACGTTCTTCTCAGCAGCAGCTTCAGACACCGTTGCCTCCACAGTGATGTTCTTCTCAACAGCAGCTTCAGAGACCGTTGCCTCCACAGTGATGGAATCCATGGATAGGAACTTGGTGGCATCCTCAAACAGGCCTGCAAACAGGGGCGAAATGACGTGACCACTGCAGTCTCCGGCAGCGTCGAACACCGGTGAGCGGTCACCGGCGAAAGCGCTCTCCTTGACTGCCCATTCGTCATCTGTCACTGTGGCCTGCGACAGGTAGTCGACGGTCACCATGTCCTTGGCAGTGTCGACGACCGGTGTGAGGTTGCCGGTGGAAAAAGCACACTCCCTGGCTGCCCATTCACCATCAGTCACCGTGGCCTGCGACAGGTTGTCGACGATGAGCACCTCTTCAACGGACACATCTGCGAGGCCGCCCTTGACTGCACCCTCATCGTCAGTTACTGTGGCTTGCGACAGGTTCTCGACGGTGATCACTTGTACAGCGCCCTCAAACATTGTGGCTGAGCTGAGTGGCATCTCAtcggcggccaccatgccaccgtcgtcctcctcgacGGGCACATTTCTCAGCTCACTGGCGATGCCACTCTCCTCTCTTACAGTGGTTTGCGACAGGAGGTTGACGGTGACCGATTCCTCAACACTctccttctttggctcctcttcaaCATGCTCTTCTGTGTCATGCTGCACCTCATCAACAATCAGGTCTTCCTTGCCTTCAGCGGTCTTGGCTGCTCTGTGAAGCAGCAGCCAAGCAGCCAAGGTTGTCTGATCTTCATCGTTCTCCTCCTCAACAGACTTGATATGCTGCAACTCATCAACAGCCATATCTTGCTCCTCTTCTTGAACAGACTCCTCGTCCATGTTATGCTGCTCCGCCTCACCAACAATCAGATGATTCTTGTTCTTGGTTGCCTTGGTTGCACTCTGAAACAGAGCACCAAAGAATGGCACCTCACTGTCTTCCTCTTGAGCACACTCATCAACAACCagatatttcttcttcttctcattggaCTTGGCCGCGCTCTGAAACAGAGCACCAAAGAATGCCACCTCATTCTCATCCTCTGCAACAGACTCATTATCCATGGCATGCTTCACCTCATCAAGAACCAAATGTTCCTTGTTCTCACTGGACTTGGCTGCGCTCTGAAACAGGGCACCAAAGACAGCCATATCTTCCTCATTCCCCTCCTCTGCAACACACTCATCCAAGTTATACTGCACCTCATCAACAACCAGTTGTTGTTCCTTGTTCTCATTTGTTTTGGCTGCGGTCTGGTTCTCGTTGCACTTGGCTGCGCTCTGAAACAGAGCACCAAAGAATGGCACCTCATTCTCCTCAACAGCCAGATGTTTCTTGTTCTCACTGGACTTGGCTGCGCTCTGGAACAGGGCACCAAAGAATGGCACCTCATTCGCCGCCTCCTCTGCAGCAGACTCAAGACCCAGACGTTCCTTGTTCTCATTTGTTTTGGCTGCGCTCTGGAACAGAGCACCAAGGATTGGCACATCATTGTCCTCTTCAACAGCCTCATCCATGGTGTTATGCTGCAGCTCTTCAACATCTCCCTTGTTCTGATT is a window encoding:
- the LOC123046595 gene encoding late embryogenesis abundant protein At5g17165; protein product: MAAVASSKGRVIAGSLVARVLAGKANASPRRAVHASAYDKNVDEQVRPAFVPDDVIGGAGSPDKYWGPHPTTGVFGPAAVDPKLAASLAPAAGAANGGASVLDQKVWFRPLEDVEKPPVA